The following proteins are encoded in a genomic region of Populus trichocarpa isolate Nisqually-1 chromosome 13, P.trichocarpa_v4.1, whole genome shotgun sequence:
- the LOC18104314 gene encoding serine/threonine-protein kinase-like protein CCR4 yields the protein MACDLFNLHLFSYLIFLSSFIPFVFSLSTVSISEVSNQTLVCALTPARDTKQHSFLNCSSFPGGIQIPSNPSTSFSAIVGGEGFLCGLISLPRSPTSSTLVCWRFLVNGTNMSYKRVYHDLALSQLEAGKSFACGLINVTNRLECWPRRKFNSSSIAQGLSSIAVGEDFVCGISESGSITCGGSINNAFACLKEKYCAIAAGFRHACAINSHHGIECWGSMAGEKPEGEFISMALGENRGCALRTDATIVCWGQDNFSLPERLKETCFIAIEAKINVFCGVERSNWSLYCWGNEIFNSNLLVFEKVLPGPRRNDCPDAILERSGGSCPQCQNIFPHSKSNSNCTPPPAVPPPTPEPRQERRRRCNKWSDKIIAFFVVGCGGSLVLLLVIGFFLFKYCKCRGCRIHDSGRLDGAGTGAHVEQGGAPSRPQAPRTEQASPVLEKRLSELASMGNAGHLEVFSFQVLLKATNNFSRDKKIGTGSFGSVYQGTLDDGCEVAIKRAEISNTYSYSVGTRRQEDRDVAFINELESLSRLHHKNLVELLGFCEDSNELVLVYEYMNNGTLHDHLHKLESSPLMSWTARIKVALDAARGVEYLHRYAVPPIIHRDIKSSNILLDSTWTAKVSDFGLSLMGPEDEKSHLSLLAAGTVGYMDPEYYILQQLSTKSDVYSFGVVLMEILSGYKAIHKNENGVHRNVVDLVVPYIVQEEIHRVLDSRVPPPTPFEIEAVIRTGHLAADCVTLEGRDRPSMTYVASSLDRALAACLPHQSSLSRSTTGSSI from the coding sequence ATGGCTTGTGATTTGTTTAACCTTCATCTCTTTTCCTACCTCATATTTCTTTCTTCGTTCATTCCATTCGTTTTTTCACTCTCAACCGTGTCAATATCTGAAGTTTCTAACCAAACATTGGTGTGTGCATTAACACCTGCCCGTGATACCAAACAGCACTCTTTTCTAAACTGTTCAAGTTTTCCTGGTGGAATCCAAATCCCCTCGAATCCTAGTACTTCTTTTTCAGCTATAGTTGGTGGAGAGGGATTCCTCTGTGGTCTAATATCCTTGCCTCGGTCTCCTACTAGTTCAACTTTGGTTTGTTGGAGATTCTTAGTTAATGGTACTAACATGTCCTACAAGAGAGTTTATCATGACCTGGCTCTCAGTCAACTGGAAGCAGGAAAATCTTTTGCCTGTGGCCTAATTAATGTCACTAATCGCCTCGAATGCTGGCCGCGGCGAAAGTTCAACTCTAGCAGTATTGCTCAGGGATTATCAAGTATTGCTGTTGGAGAGGATTTCGTGTGTGGGATATCGGAATCCGGGAGTATTACTTGTGGAGGAAGTATTAATAATGCTTTCGCTTGCCTTAAGGAGAAGTATTGTGCTATTGCTGCCGGGTTTAGGCATGCTTGTGCTATAAATTCCCATCATGGGATAGAGTGCTGGGGAAGTATGGCTGGCGAGAAGCCGGAAGGTGAGTTCATATCAATGGCCTTGGGGGAGAACCGTGGTTGCGCTCTGCGGACTGATGCAACAATAGTTTGTTGGGGGCAAGATAATTTTAGTTTGCCGGAGAGGTTAAAGGAGACTTGTTTTATTGCTATTGAAGCAAAGATAAATGTTTTCTGTGGAGTTGAGAGATCAAATTGGTCCTTGTATTGTTGGGGTAATGAGATTTTCAACTCCAATTTACTGGTATTTGAGAAAGTGTTGCCAGGCCCCCGTAGAAATGATTGTCCTGATGCTATCTTAGAACGATCTGGCGGATCGTGCCCCCAATGCCAAAATATTTTCCCGCATTCTAAGAGCAATAGCAATTGTACTCCACCTCCGGCCGTACCGCCTCCAACGCCAGAACCCCGTCAAGAGAGGCGAAGGAGGTGTAATAAATGGAGCGACAAAATAATAGCTTTTTTTGTGGTGGGATGTGGTGGATCCCTCGTTCTATTGCTAGTCATTGGATTCTTCCTCTTCAAGTATTGCAAGTGTAGAGGCTGCAGGATCCATGATTCCGGCCGCTTGGATGGTGCCGGGACAGGAGCCCATGTTGAACAGGGTGGTGCTCCAAGCCGACCTCAAGCCCCTCGAACTGAACAAGCATCACCAGTCTTAGAGAAGCGGCTAAGCGAGTTGGCTAGCATGGGAAATGCAGGTCACTTGGAGGTATTCTCTTTCCAAGTTCTACTTAAAGCCACCAACAATTTCTCACGGGATAAAAAAATTGGCACGGGAAGCTTTGGTTCAGTTTATCAGGGCACATTAGATGATGGGTGCGAAGTAGCTATCAAACGAGCTGAAATATCAAACACTTACTCATACTCTGTTGGAACAAGGCGTCAAGAGGACAGGGACGTTGCATTTATCAATGAGCTTGAATCCCTTTCAAGACTTCATCACAAGAATCTTGTCGAGTTGTTGGGATTCTGCGAAGACAGTAATGAGCTGGTACTAGTCTACGAGTATATGAACAATGGCACCCTCCATGACCATCTCCATAAGCTTGAAAGTTCACCCTTAATGTCATGGACTGCACGCATCAAGGTTGCGCTAGATGCAGCCCGAGGCGTAGAGTACCTTCACAGGTACGCAGTGCCACCAATAATCCACCGAGATATCAAATCATCAAACATATTGCTTGACTCCACGTGGACTGCCAAGGTGTCTGATTTCGGTCTATCTTTGATGGGTCCTGAAGATGAAAAGTCACACCTATCGCTTCTCGCAGCCGGCACGGTGGGTTATATGGACCCAGAATATTATATACTCCAGCAGCTGAGCACGAAGAGCGATGTGTACAGTTTTGGAGTGGTGTTGATGGAGATACTGTCGGGGTACAAGGCTATACACAAGAACGAGAATGGGGTGCATAGGAATGTGGTTGATCTTGTTGTTCCCTACATTGTCCAAGAAGAAATCCATCGAGTTTTAGACTCGAGAGTGCCGCCACCAACACCATTTGAAATAGAGGCAGTGATACGCACAGGGCACTTAGCGGCAGACTGTGTTACACTTGAAGGTCGAGATCGGCCATCCATGACTTATGTTGCAAGTAGCCTAGATAGAGCACTGGCTGCGTGCTTGCCGCACCAATCTTCGCTTTCGCGGTCCACAACCGGGTCTTCGATATGA
- the LOC18104313 gene encoding adenylate kinase, chloroplastic, with product MAATSSCSLNLGVKGKGKPEQPFSSSKSSQLLFSSNLSFAYNNTKYCLSLHSHQTLLSACLTKTKNSAFVVASSKPEHLKIMISGAPASGKGTQCELITKKYGLVHIAAGDLLRAEIASGSENGKRAKEYMEKGQLVPNEIVVMMVKDRLLQPDSQENGWLLDGYPRSLSQATALKEFGFQPDLFIVLEVNEEILVERVVGRRLDPVTGKIYHLKYSPPETEEIAARLTQRFDDTEEKVKLRLQTHHQNVEAVLSMYEDITLKVNGNVPKEDVFAQIDDALTKLFEDQKLTSGSLAA from the exons ATGGCTGCTACTAGCTCCTGCAGTTTGAATCTGGGagtgaaaggaaaagggaaacCAGAACAgcctttttcttcctctaaatCCTCTcagcttctcttctcttcaaaCTTGTCTTTTGCTTACAATAACACCAAATATTGCCTTTCTCTTCATTCCCATCAAACCCTTTTGTCCGCTTgtttaaccaaaaccaagaacTCAGCTTTT GTTGTGGCATCATCAAAGCCAGAGCATTTGAAGATAATGATATCCGGTGCTCCTGCTTCTGGTAAAGGTACTCAATGTGAGCTCATCACTAAGAAA TATGGTTTGGTGCATATTGCTGCTGGAGACCTGCTGAGGGCAGAAATTGCTTCAGGGAGTGAAAATGGGAAGCGAGCAAAGGAATACATGGAGAAAGGACAGTTGGTCCCAAATGAAATAGTTGTCATG ATGGTGAAGGACCGTCTGCTGCAGCCAGACTCTCAAGAAAATGGTTGGCTTTTGGATGGATACCCAAGGAGCTTATCGCAGGCAACTGCTCTGAAAGAATTTGGCTTCCAACCTGATCTTTTTATTGTCCTAGAA GTCAACGAAGAGATTCTTGTTGAAAGAGTGGTTGGACGTAGATTAGACCCTGTTACAGGGAAGATATACCACCTGAAGTATTCCCCCCCTGAGACTGAAGAAATTGCTGCCAGGCTCACCCAACGATTTGATGACACCGAAGAAAAG GTGAAGTTGCGCTTGCAAACTCATCATCAAAATGTGGAGGCAGTACTTTCAATGTATGAAGACATTACACTCAAG GTTAATGGAAATGTTCCCAAAGAAGATGTGTTTGCACAAATTGATGATGCTCTCACAAAACTATTTGAGGATCAGAAGTTGACTTCCGGATCTCTGGCTGCATAG